GTGGCGTCGAAGCAGAAGGCGTCGCGATAGCAGCCCTCACGAAAAGCTTGAAGCCTCGCCGAACAATCGGCGGGAGCGTCACTCTCGAGCCAGAACGCGATGCCTCTTCGGATGACCAGGTACGGAGACGTGGGCTGGTTCGTCATGCCGCGTTCTCCGACTCACTCTTCCCGCAGCTTGGCGAACTCTTTCAGGCCCAGGTGCACCTTGAAGCGCGAGGCGCGGCTGTCCCAGCCGGCCTCGGGATGGGTGTAGTGGAAGGCCCAGGTGCTGCCGCCGTAGCCGCTCCGCCGTTCGTAGCCGATGACCGAGAAGCGATACAACGATTCCAGCGCCTCGTCGGCACCGACGGAGTTCTCCGCCGAACGCCGCCGTTCGTACTCCTCGGTGAACTGCTCGCGCTGGAAGGTGATGGTGCTGATCGATGAGCACGCCTGCAGCGCCTCTTCCCAGCGCGGCCAGTGGGCCACGATCTCGTCGTCCAGTTCCGCCTTGAGATAGGCCGAGTATTGCTCCCGGGCGTTGATCACGTCGGGATTGCTCAGGAGAAGGGGCTCCTCCTGCCGGCGCCGGGCGTGCTGCAGCGAGGAGTTCAGGAACTTGATCACGTCCCTCGGGCGCAAGAAGGTGCGCCCCAGGATGAAGGCCCACTTGGAAGGCGAGCCGCGCGGCGCGTCCGGCGTCGTGATCGACTCCCAGGTGGCCGTAGGGCCGAGCTTGGCGCGCAGGCGAGTCCCCACCAGGTCGAGTAAGGTATCGCCGTTCCATTCCAGACGCAATGCCAGCGTCTCGCTGATCTTGTTCTTGTCGGAAAACGAGAGCTCGTCCCACAGGTCGGTCCGCAAGTAGACGACCGGGCGGATGGGGACTGGGCTGTGGCGGCAAGCCTGCCGCACCGAGCGGGCGGCGAGCACGAGGCCGGCGAGCATGCGTGCCCGCTCCTTGGTCACCGTCGAGATGCCCTGGTCGAGCTCGTCGAAGTGCAGCATCAGAGCGGGCAAGGACAGCTTCTTGGCCAGAGCGATGGTCGCCGAGAGCATGAGGTCCGAGAGGGCGTTGAGCTCCATGCCGAGCTTCAGATCGGCGCTGCCGCGATTCAGGGCGATGGCTCCCAGTTTGCAGCCGAAGACCTGGGGTTCGAAGGACATGCTCGAAAGGCGCAGCTTCGACGGCCGCAGCACGCTGTCGATCTGCGGTGAACCGGGACCGTAGTTGTCGGCGAGGAACTGCCGGATCGCTTGCGCGCTGCTCTCGCTCGATTGGGGTGCGCGCGACAGGGTCAGCCAGGCGAGCTGTACGGCAATCATGTAACGCCAGGAGGAAACGTAGGCTTCTACATCGGAGGCGCCTCGGTCGATGCGCTGGGCGTGCACGTTCCATGGGTACCCGCCCAAGTTGATCGAGCGCGACACGGTGTTGCCGTTCCCCTCCGCGAAGTGACGGACCAACGCGGTCTTGCCCGAGCCCTTGCGACCGAGGACGAGGAGCGCCTCCTGGTTGCGGATGCGGTCCACTGCGTCGGTGGTGAGGAAGTAGTCGAGAACGGCGTCGTCTTCCGCCGCCACGTCGCCGAACGAGCTCAGGTCCCGGAGCGATAGCGTCCGCGTGCCGCGCATGGCCCCTCCCGTGTGGCTGGGAACGGTCCGCCCTGCTGCAAGTTGCATACCGTCCAGAGGGGAGCGGAGGTGGCTGGAGACAGCGAGAGAACGCGCCATTTTGCTACCATGAGCGCACTTCTCGTTCGCGACGGCGTGCCGGCCCCGCGGCCGCTCGCGAGGAGGCGCGCGTGTCCCACGGACAATCGACGACACCGGAGAACAACGAGGCCATGCAGAGGCGTCTGGCGTCGCTGCGCATGGACCCGGAGGCGCGGGCCAGCCGGTCGCAGCGGCGGGCTCTCGTCGTTGCCGGTGGCGCGGCGGCAGCGGCCGCCGTGCTCGTCGCCCTGGCTCTCGGTCTCGGCGTGCGGCTGCCACAATTCGCTCGCCGCGTCCAGACAGCGCGCGTGCAGGCGGTGACCTCGGCCGAGGCCGCCGCCGTCCTCACCGCCGCGGGTTACACCTACGCGCGCCGCAAGGCGAGCGTCGGCGCCAGGATCGTCGGCCGCATCCTGGAATTGAAGGTGGACGAAGGCGACACCGTGGTGGCCGGTGCAGTCATCGCCCGGCTCGACAGCCGCGACCTCGAAGCGGCAGTGCGGGAGAACGAGGCCCGCCTCGCCGAAGTGCAGGCGAATCTGGCGGACGCCAAGCGGGAGAACGAACGGCAGCGCGCGCTCTTCGACCGCGGCGTGGTTCCGGAGGAAACGCGGGACGCTGCCGCGACGCGGCTCGACATGGCGGCGGCGCAGGTCGGCACCGCGGAGGCGGCGCTGGCGTCGGCGCGGGCTCGGCTCGACGATGCCACCATCCGCTCTCCCCTCGACGGCGTCGTCATCGAGAGGAACGCCGAGCTGGGCGAGATGGTGGCGCCCGGAGGTTTCACCACCCAGCAGAGCACCGGGGCCATCGTCCGCATCGCCGATCCCGCTTCTCTCGAGGTGGAGGCCGACATCAACGAGAGCTACATCGCCAGGCTGCGGCTCGAGCAGCCGGCGCTGGTCCAGGTGGATGCCGTGCCCGATCGCGTCTATCACGGCAGCCTGCGCCAGATCGTCCCCACCGGGGACCGGCAGAAGGCAGTCGTCCAAGTGAAGGTGAGCATCGACGATCGCGACCGCCGGCTGGTGCCGGACATGGGATGCAAGGTCACCTTCCTGGAAGAGAGCGCCCCGGCAACAGCCACGCCGGGGGCGCCCACCGTGCTCGTGCCCGGCGCCGCCGTGGGTCGCGACGGCGCGGCCGCCCATGTCTTCGTGCTCCGCGATGGCAAGGTGCAGAAGACGCCCATCGTCCTCGGTGAAGCGCGCGGCGATGCCTGGGTCGTACAATCGGGACTCCGCGGCGGCGAGACCGTCGTCGTGGGCCGGCTCGACGGGCTCGCCGACGGCCAGCGCGTCCGTGCCGATTGAAAGAGAAGAGAGAAAGGAGGCTCGGTGGGACACCTCGTCGAAATCCAGGGAGTGAGCAAGAGCTACCGGCGCGATCGCTTCGAGATCCCGGTGCTGCAGAACCTCGACCTGAGTGTGGCGGCGGGACAGTTCATCGCGCTGCTCGGCCCCTCGGGCTCGGGCAAGAGCACGCTGCTCAACCTGCTCGCCGGCATCGACCGGCCGTCGTCAGGGCGCATCTTGGTGCAAGGGGAAGACATCGCCGGCTTGAGCGAGAGCGCATTGGCGCCGTGGCGGCAGCGCCACGTGGGTTTCGTCTTCCAGTTCTACAACCTGATCCCGGTGTTCACCGCCTACGAGAACGTGGAGCTGCCACTCAAGCTCTTCCGTCTCGACAAGAGCAAGCGGCGCGAGAAGGTGGAGAATGCGCTGGCCCTCGTCGGCCTCGACGAGCGCATGGATCACTATCCACGCCAGCTCTCGGGCGGCCAGGAGCAACGCGTCGCCATCGCGCGCGCTCTGGTCACCGACCCGACGCTCCTGCTCGCCGACGAGCCCACCGGGGATCTCGACGCCCGTAGCGCCGCCGAGGTTCTCGACCTCCTGGGTCTGCTGAATCGCGAGCACAAGAAGACCATCGTCATGGTGACCCACGACATGCGTGCCGCCGAGCGCGCCACGCACCTCTACCATCTCGACAAGGGGACGCTCACGCCCTGGGAGCGCCCGGCACCGGCGGCCTGAAGGGAGGCGGTCTGTGGGCAAGCTCGTCTGGCGGAATCTGCTGCGGAACAAGCGGCGCACGCTGCTCACCATCGGCAGCGTCGGCGTGGCGCTGCTTCTGCTCTCGCTCTTGCTTTCCGTTCTCGCTGCCATGGGGCGCGCCGAAGGCTCCGCCGACAACCGGCTGGTGGTGCGGCACGCCATCTCTCTCACTTTCGACCTGCCCGAAGCCTACTGGCAGCAGCTCAAGATGCTGCAGCACGTGCAGGCGAGCACGACCCTCGACTGGTTCGGCGGCACTTACAAGGACGACCGGCCACAGAACTTCTTCGCCCAGTTCGCCTGCGATCCCGAGACCTTCCGCAGCGTCTGGCCGGAGTATCAGTTCGACGCGCAGCAGTACGAGACTTTCGCCTCGGAGCGCACTGCGTTCGTCGCCGGCGCGGCGCTGGCGGCGAAGCATGGTTGGAAGATCGGGGACCGCATCGTCCTCAAGGGCACGATCTATCCCACCGATCTGGAGCTCGTCCTCCGCGGCACCTACACCGAGCCCAACGCGCCGGCGGCGGAGAAGCAGATCCTCTTCCACCGCAAGTACCTGCAGGAGTCGCTGGGGAACCCGGGCACGGTGGGCACCTTCTGGCTCCGCCTCGACTCGCCCGAGAGCGTGCCGTCGGTGGTGCAAGCGGCCGAGGCCATGTTCGAGAACTCGTCGGCGCGGGTGCGCGCTGAGACCGAGAAGGCATTCTCGCTTTCCTTCCTCGAGATGCTCGGCAACGTCCGGGTCCTCTTCGGTGCCATCGGCCTCGCTGTCGTCGTTTCCATCCTCTTCATGGTGGGGAACACCCTGGCCATGGCGGCCCGGGAGCGCACGCGCGAGGTGGCCATCCTCAAGACCCTGGGTTGCCGGGCCCACCAGCTGGTGGGGGCGGTCGTCGGTGAGTCCCTGGCCATCGGGCTTGTAGGAGCGTTCCTCGGGCTCCTGCTGGCGGTGGCGTTGCTCGCCACCGTTGGTCGTAGGATGGAAGAATTCTTCCCCGTCTTCGGCACGCTTCGCCTCACCCTCGGTGTCTGTCTGCTCGTGCCGCTCGTCGGCATCGGCATCGGTGTCATCGCCGGCTGGTTCCCGGCCTTCGAGGCGGTGCGCCTGCGCATCGTCGATGGTTTGCGGAGGCCGACATGAAGCTGCCCTTCAAGTACAACGCCAAGAGCCTTTTCGTGCGGCGGGGCAACACTCTGATGACGGTGGGGTCCATCGCCCTCGTGGTCCTCGTTTACATCGGTGTCCTGGGCATGGCCGCCGGACTGTCCAACTCGCTGCGCCAGAGCGGTGACGCGCTCAACGTCATCGTGCTGCGCGAAGGTGCCCGCAGTGAAACCGAGAGCGCCTTCGACCGCGAGCGGCAGCGGCTGGTGGAGAGTCTGCCCGGCGCCGCCACCGGCAGCGACGGGGCGCCGCTCGTTTCCAGCGAGCTCGTCACCTTGCAGATCTTCCCGCGCGCCGACGGCAAGGAGAGCAACGTGGCGCTGCGCGGGATGGGCGTGCAAGGTCCGGCGCTGCGCGCGGGTTTCCGACTCGTGCAAGGCACGATGTTCCACCCCGGTGTCGGCGAGGTGATCGTCGGCGACCGTTTGGCGCAGCGCTTCCCTGGCCTGGCGATGGGGGAGGAGGTCAACTTCGGCAGGCTCCGCTTCCGGGTGGTGGGGACATTCCGCACCGGCGGCAGCTTCGATTCCGAGGTTTGGGGGGCGATGGAGGACTTCGGCAACGCCTTCCGGCGCGAGGATGTGTCGGCGGTGTTGCTCCGCGCCGCCACGCCCGAGGGGGCGGATGCGCTCATCGCCCGGGTGCAAGGCGAGCAGCGCTTGCGCCTGCAGGCGAAGCGCGAAACCGAGTACTACGCCGACCAGACCACCGCGACGGCGACACAGTTCATTGCTCTCGGCACCGCGCTCGCCGTGCTGATGGCGCTCGGGGCCTGCTTCGCGGCGGCGAACACCATGTACGCCCACGTGGCGGCCCGGGCGCAGGAGATCGGCACGCTCCGCGCCCTCGGCTTCCGGCGCCGCAACATCCTCGGTGCCTTCCTCACCGAGGCGGCGCTGCTCGGTCTAGTGGCCGGCGCCGCCGGCGTGTTGTTGGCACTGCCGCTCAACGGTCTCACCACCGGCACCACGAACTTCGTCACCTTCAGCGAGCTCTCCTTCACCCTGCGCACGACGCCCTCGGTGCTCGCCATCGGCGTCCTGTTGGCTCTCGCCACCGCCGTGCTCGGTGGCTTCCCGCCGGCTCTGGCCGCAGCGCGCCGGCCCATCACGGCATTGCTCCGGGAAAGTGGCTGACCCAGGCGCACTCACGCCAAGGTCTTGCGGAAGCGCGAGGCCGCTAGCGACAACAATCCGACACCCAGGACGAAGAGCGTGAGGAGTTGCCGCCAGAGATCGACGACACCGGCATCCTTCAAGAAGATGCCGCGCACGATCTCCAGATAGTGACGCACTGGATTCAACATCGTGAGCCACTGGAAGACGGCGGGCATGCTTTG
The genomic region above belongs to Candidatus Krumholzibacteriia bacterium and contains:
- a CDS encoding FtsX-like permease family protein, producing the protein MKLPFKYNAKSLFVRRGNTLMTVGSIALVVLVYIGVLGMAAGLSNSLRQSGDALNVIVLREGARSETESAFDRERQRLVESLPGAATGSDGAPLVSSELVTLQIFPRADGKESNVALRGMGVQGPALRAGFRLVQGTMFHPGVGEVIVGDRLAQRFPGLAMGEEVNFGRLRFRVVGTFRTGGSFDSEVWGAMEDFGNAFRREDVSAVLLRAATPEGADALIARVQGEQRLRLQAKRETEYYADQTTATATQFIALGTALAVLMALGACFAAANTMYAHVAARAQEIGTLRALGFRRRNILGAFLTEAALLGLVAGAAGVLLALPLNGLTTGTTNFVTFSELSFTLRTTPSVLAIGVLLALATAVLGGFPPALAAARRPITALLRESG
- a CDS encoding ABC transporter ATP-binding protein; the encoded protein is MGHLVEIQGVSKSYRRDRFEIPVLQNLDLSVAAGQFIALLGPSGSGKSTLLNLLAGIDRPSSGRILVQGEDIAGLSESALAPWRQRHVGFVFQFYNLIPVFTAYENVELPLKLFRLDKSKRREKVENALALVGLDERMDHYPRQLSGGQEQRVAIARALVTDPTLLLADEPTGDLDARSAAEVLDLLGLLNREHKKTIVMVTHDMRAAERATHLYHLDKGTLTPWERPAPAA
- a CDS encoding efflux RND transporter periplasmic adaptor subunit translates to MSHGQSTTPENNEAMQRRLASLRMDPEARASRSQRRALVVAGGAAAAAAVLVALALGLGVRLPQFARRVQTARVQAVTSAEAAAVLTAAGYTYARRKASVGARIVGRILELKVDEGDTVVAGAVIARLDSRDLEAAVRENEARLAEVQANLADAKRENERQRALFDRGVVPEETRDAAATRLDMAAAQVGTAEAALASARARLDDATIRSPLDGVVIERNAELGEMVAPGGFTTQQSTGAIVRIADPASLEVEADINESYIARLRLEQPALVQVDAVPDRVYHGSLRQIVPTGDRQKAVVQVKVSIDDRDRRLVPDMGCKVTFLEESAPATATPGAPTVLVPGAAVGRDGAAAHVFVLRDGKVQKTPIVLGEARGDAWVVQSGLRGGETVVVGRLDGLADGQRVRAD
- a CDS encoding FtsX-like permease family protein, translating into MGKLVWRNLLRNKRRTLLTIGSVGVALLLLSLLLSVLAAMGRAEGSADNRLVVRHAISLTFDLPEAYWQQLKMLQHVQASTTLDWFGGTYKDDRPQNFFAQFACDPETFRSVWPEYQFDAQQYETFASERTAFVAGAALAAKHGWKIGDRIVLKGTIYPTDLELVLRGTYTEPNAPAAEKQILFHRKYLQESLGNPGTVGTFWLRLDSPESVPSVVQAAEAMFENSSARVRAETEKAFSLSFLEMLGNVRVLFGAIGLAVVVSILFMVGNTLAMAARERTREVAILKTLGCRAHQLVGAVVGESLAIGLVGAFLGLLLAVALLATVGRRMEEFFPVFGTLRLTLGVCLLVPLVGIGIGVIAGWFPAFEAVRLRIVDGLRRPT